From one Acidobacteriota bacterium genomic stretch:
- a CDS encoding FHA domain-containing protein: protein MADRTKNKSDKLSTDWLLRGVLTKVGDAFDRLTGRSYRPSSSLATSELIEKLKKLLDHEVRNGKFVPHNIKLKMQWDKFSTDSDETLRILENELKVAVIDHINDFRYHTYAPINLQIKPDYFTEGIKLLVSFDKFTEDESEVAVNVTVPQVRVGDYIPELPETPVPAPLTERFIAHFSAAGKTKSVELEFRGNQRLSVGRGGENDLVIDDASVSKIHASLVVNSEGHLAVADTGSTNGTFVGGNRIAYGKAIPVGEEGNLKFGTIPVRLEHLPNPEREMMMDAPTEEFEISFTENGPVTAVSETPTRIEILKKIEPPRPEPGATQAVLEPLRPTPEIPRPAPEPPRLVPDPPRTAPEIPRPVPEPPRTAPEPPRTAPEPPRPASEPPRTAPEPPRPASEPPRPVSEAEPAEPTVDRIILDFDQKD, encoded by the coding sequence ATGGCGGATCGAACAAAAAACAAGAGCGATAAATTATCGACGGATTGGCTGCTTCGAGGCGTCTTGACGAAGGTCGGCGACGCGTTTGACAGGCTCACCGGTCGGAGCTATAGACCGTCGAGCAGTCTGGCGACGTCGGAGTTGATCGAAAAACTCAAGAAACTCCTGGATCACGAGGTCCGGAACGGGAAGTTCGTCCCGCATAACATCAAACTCAAGATGCAGTGGGACAAATTCTCGACCGATTCGGACGAAACGCTCCGGATACTCGAGAATGAGTTAAAGGTCGCGGTGATCGATCACATCAATGATTTTCGATATCACACCTACGCGCCGATAAACCTCCAGATCAAACCCGATTATTTCACCGAAGGCATCAAACTTCTGGTCAGTTTCGACAAGTTCACCGAGGACGAGAGCGAAGTCGCGGTCAACGTCACGGTTCCGCAGGTCCGCGTCGGCGACTACATTCCGGAGTTGCCCGAAACGCCGGTACCCGCACCTTTGACCGAGAGATTCATCGCCCATTTCTCGGCCGCCGGCAAAACCAAGTCGGTCGAACTTGAATTCAGGGGCAACCAGCGCCTGAGCGTCGGGCGCGGCGGCGAGAATGATCTGGTGATCGACGATGCGAGCGTTTCGAAGATCCATGCGTCGCTCGTCGTCAACAGCGAAGGTCATTTGGCGGTCGCCGACACCGGGTCGACGAACGGAACATTCGTCGGGGGCAATCGTATTGCTTACGGAAAAGCGATACCTGTCGGTGAAGAGGGAAATCTCAAGTTCGGAACGATTCCGGTGCGGCTCGAGCATTTGCCGAATCCCGAGCGTGAAATGATGATGGACGCGCCGACCGAGGAGTTCGAAATTTCATTCACCGAAAACGGACCGGTCACAGCGGTCTCTGAAACGCCGACGCGCATCGAGATTCTCAAGAAGATCGAACCGCCTCGGCCGGAGCCCGGGGCAACGCAGGCTGTACTTGAGCCGCTGCGTCCAACGCCTGAAATACCGCGGCCCGCGCCCGAGCCGCCGCGCCTGGTGCCCGACCCGCCGCGAACCGCGCCTGAGATACCGCGCCCGGTGCCTGAGCCGCCGCGAACCGCGCCTGAGCCGCCGCGAACCGCGCCAGAGCCTCCGCGTCCCGCGTCCGAGCCGCCGCGAACCGCGCCAGAGCCTCCGCGCCCCGCGTCCGAGCCGCCGCGTCCCGTGTCTGAGGCCGAGCCGGCTGAGCCGACCGTCGACCGGATAATCTTGGATTTCGATCAAAAGGACTAA
- a CDS encoding FtsW/RodA/SpoVE family cell cycle protein → MKSRASTHVLILLLIVILTAISHYSIHYGALIRGYETSSYSAFRNLALLSFLAVLPIFVSVVLKFKGNWTLYTSAILLFSIGLTIQYRLFNDGEYAVDVPREERDRIQNSSLTDKEKARELTRAKLRAMIAERDAKIKTAQLHYIQENYTPEKKKMMGLPQTPPAPVDLSEETPRPAGDSLIATATSGKTLIPIFSILCCIGAILLFRDERFLGLLQNNGFLLVLLTLVPLMLAAITSRAGKSIGNMTPWEPSKIPFLIGFAAILAVLYKNLARTYWGIPRAKDVVPLVVMAMMPFVPFFVLKDFGQMMVFSGVYATLFLIAVRRFSQRFVLVGSVLLFVSILVVGALPEKTQENIPFLPTLAKPVKAILPNRIQQRFHLWLDGFNPPSPETSWWKEDYDDYYEDLIKKNPALPQVLAEDENMLRSINVDAWFDALAFQPAQATFGLASGGTTGRGLGLGFVELIPVSDSDYVYAALSEELGLFGGLLVIFALIVLVSAGVRTALDSRDMFSKLCAVGLTAFIGFQALVNMGGITRALPMTGITLPFVSYGGFSLITSFVMLGMLLAFSHRNAVDRNEATAVRT, encoded by the coding sequence ATGAAAAGCCGCGCATCGACACACGTACTTATCTTGCTGTTGATCGTCATCCTGACGGCGATCTCTCACTATTCGATCCACTACGGCGCGCTGATCCGCGGCTACGAGACGTCGTCCTACAGCGCCTTTCGAAATCTGGCTTTGCTCTCGTTTCTTGCGGTTCTTCCGATCTTTGTTTCGGTGGTTCTGAAGTTCAAGGGAAACTGGACACTCTACACGTCGGCCATACTCCTGTTCTCGATCGGACTCACGATCCAATACAGGCTCTTCAATGACGGCGAATATGCGGTCGATGTACCGCGCGAGGAACGTGATCGCATCCAGAACTCAAGCCTTACGGACAAGGAAAAAGCGCGCGAACTGACCCGGGCCAAATTGCGGGCGATGATCGCCGAGCGTGACGCGAAGATCAAAACGGCCCAGCTTCACTATATTCAGGAGAACTACACCCCGGAAAAGAAGAAGATGATGGGACTTCCGCAAACGCCGCCGGCGCCGGTCGATCTTTCCGAAGAGACGCCGCGTCCGGCGGGCGATTCGCTGATCGCGACGGCAACTTCCGGAAAGACTCTGATACCGATCTTTTCGATACTCTGCTGCATCGGGGCGATTCTTCTTTTCCGAGACGAGCGATTTCTTGGTCTTCTTCAAAACAACGGATTCCTTCTTGTGCTCCTGACGCTCGTGCCGCTGATGCTGGCGGCGATCACTTCGAGGGCCGGCAAGTCGATCGGCAATATGACGCCCTGGGAGCCTTCGAAGATACCGTTTTTGATCGGTTTCGCCGCGATCCTGGCTGTTCTTTACAAAAACCTCGCACGGACGTATTGGGGGATTCCGCGGGCGAAGGACGTTGTTCCGCTCGTCGTGATGGCGATGATGCCGTTCGTGCCGTTCTTCGTGCTCAAGGACTTTGGGCAAATGATGGTTTTCAGCGGCGTTTACGCGACGCTTTTCCTGATTGCCGTCCGACGCTTTTCGCAGCGGTTCGTTCTTGTCGGCAGCGTCCTCCTGTTTGTCAGCATATTGGTCGTCGGCGCCTTGCCCGAAAAGACCCAGGAAAACATCCCGTTTTTGCCGACGCTCGCCAAGCCCGTCAAAGCGATCCTTCCGAATCGCATTCAGCAGCGTTTCCATTTGTGGCTCGACGGTTTCAATCCGCCGTCGCCGGAGACGTCCTGGTGGAAAGAAGACTACGACGACTATTACGAAGACCTGATCAAAAAGAATCCGGCGCTTCCGCAGGTGCTCGCCGAAGATGAGAATATGCTTCGCTCGATCAACGTCGACGCCTGGTTTGACGCGCTCGCATTTCAGCCCGCACAGGCGACGTTCGGTCTGGCTTCGGGCGGAACAACGGGCCGCGGCCTCGGCCTCGGATTCGTCGAACTGATTCCCGTTTCGGACTCGGATTATGTCTATGCCGCGCTCTCGGAAGAACTTGGACTTTTCGGCGGTTTACTGGTAATCTTTGCGCTGATTGTACTTGTCAGCGCCGGTGTGAGAACGGCACTCGATTCGCGCGATATGTTCAGCAAGCTTTGCGCTGTCGGATTGACGGCGTTTATCGGTTTTCAGGCGCTGGTCAATATGGGCGGAATCACCCGCGCGCTGCCGATGACCGGAATCACCTTGCCATTTGTCAGCTACGGCGGCTTCAGTTTGATCACGAGCTTCGTGATGCTCGGAATGCTGCTCGCGTTTTCGCATCGGAACGCGGTCGACCGAAACGAGGCAACGGCCGTTCGGACTTAG